A genome region from Carya illinoinensis cultivar Pawnee chromosome 2, C.illinoinensisPawnee_v1, whole genome shotgun sequence includes the following:
- the LOC122301816 gene encoding uncharacterized protein LOC122301816 → MGDFNICLQNCGVMDMRSQGALMTWCNGQSGLARSWVLSRSTSDHSPLVIQMGEDPFRYGPSPFHFQFMWTDYADFLRFVEGNWNQAGLGFGLFKLSFKLKRLKVALRDWNQRCDDPLLSDIEQRIDRLDNSLQNSYSIEDDNDLLAANLELLTWKGRENIRLSHMAKKRWLIDGDNNSKFFHAYLNAKNQKRITDMFLVDDTHLNNPIEIHKAVVEYFKQFLGDNSHFEFSSLRDLISPVITTDEN, encoded by the exons ATGGGGGACTTCAATATTTGCCTTCAAAATTGCGGTGTTATGGATATGAGATCACAAGGCGCGTTGATGACCTGGTGTAATGGCCAAAGCGGCTTGGCTCGTAGTTGG GTTTTGTCTCGTTCTACCTCTGATCACTCTCCTTTAGTGATTCAGATGGGTGAAGACCCGTTCAGGTATGGGCCTAGTccctttcattttcaatttatgTGGACTGACTATGCAGATTTCCTTAGATTCGTGGAGGGGAATTGGAATCAAGCTGGGCTTGGTTTTGGTCTTTTTAAGTTATCCTTTAAGCTTAAAAGACTTAAGGTGGCGCTTAGGGATTGGAATCAacgttgtgatgacccgcttttaagt GATATTGAGCAGCGTATTGATCGCCTGGATAATAGTCTTCAGAACTCTTATTCTATTGAGGATGATAATGATCTCTTGGCTGCCAATTTGGAACTCTTAACTTGGAAGGGTCGGGAAAACATTCGTCTGTCTCATATGGCTAAGAAAAGATGGTTGATAGATGGGGATAAtaactcaaaatttttccatGCGTATTTGAATGCTAAAAATCAAAAGAGGATTACTGATATGTTTCTTGTAGATGATACTCATTTAAATAACCCTATTGAGATTCATAAGGCCGTTGTTGAGTATTTTAAGCAGTTTTTGGGTGATAATAGCCATTTTGAGTTTTCTAGTTTACGGGATTTGATTTCTCCAGTGATTACTACGGATGAGAATTGA